The nucleotide window GGGAGAGACGGATGGGGCAGAGATAGCTGATGGTGGGTCACTGGAAAGGCTGGTGGCGGTGGCCTCTGAGGCTGGCCTGGGACTTTGGGGCATAAAAAGAAGAAACCTAAGCTCAGGGAGAATTAAAATTGAGTCCTTTAGTTATTATCTTATTTGCTCCTCTCAGTATAGGGAAGGGCAGACAAAATTATCTGTCTCTACTTTATAAAGCTTAAAACTGGGCTCAGCAGTCAGctgatttgcccaagatcacaaaccTCAGCTGTGGCGGAGCCCAGACTCCTACTGTGGCGAGCCTTTCGCTCTGGCCTTTGCCCCTGTGCAGGCCTTACCTGTGGCTCAGCTGTCCAGCACCCTGTTCCGGTCCCCAGGATCCATGCCTGACCCCTAGTCTCTTACTGGCAAATAACCTCCTGTTTTTCTgagaattgttttctttattctttctataCAATCTGTAGCTTATGGAATGGACAGCCGACCTCCCATGGCAATTTTTGAGTTGTTGGATTATATAGTCAATGAAGTAAGTATTGCATGGCTTCTTTAACCTTAGGATTTatttactcaagaaaaaaaacattaatttgacTGGGAAACCTACAACACGGGCTTCTTGGGCCCAGGATTCACGTGCCCTGGTTTGTGCGTCATGCTCTTGGAACTGAGTGGCCAGTGTAGAGGCTGTAGGTTCCCTTCCCCAGGAACATCTTCACGTAGCGGAGCCCCTCCTCCTCAGATTCAGGGGCCTCCACCGTGCTCATTCCTATTTCTTTGTTCATCAAGCTTTTCTTGTGCACTTACTGTGCTCAGCACTGTGGGATGGTGGCAGGAATGAGGTGGGAagccagagatgggaaaacaAAAGACCTTGTCTTGAAGACTGTTAGATTGTAAAGGGGAGGCAAGGCAAATGCATATATAACTGCAATATAGGAGTTTCTCTTTTAAGTGCCATTAAAAAGCAATGAGCATAAGAAATGACACTGTGGAAACAGATATGGAAAATATTCactgtaaattttatgaaaaagatCACAAAATAGTATGCATAGTATGATCcgctctttaaaaaaatctatgcatGTTTGTGCATATAAAGTCTGGAAAGTAGTATGATGCACTGGTTATCTCTGAGTGACAGAGTACAGCTGATTAAAGGTTTCTTTTTGGTTATCGTAATTGGCTGACTTTAATACGAAGAACATACATTGTCTGTGTATCCtggtatgtttaaaaaaaaaaagaatcaaggaGAAGACTGATAAACAATCCTCAAATTTAGGTTTTCAGGGAGCAGGAAGCTCTGGACTAGCACTAAGGTTTCTCGGAGGAGGGTCGGGCAGGGCTGGAGGAGCTGCGGGCCAAGACGAGTTCAGCACCCTCGGCTGCCCTGCTCACCTGCTGTTCTGATAAGGCATCAGGGGaaggagggctgggctgggctctttTGGTAGTGTCAGTGTTTAGTATGTAGTCTCAAGTCACCTGTTGATCTGGGCTGCACATCAGAGCAGTGACGTCCCACGGTATCTGGGGATCAGCTCACAAGGAAGCTGTTCACAGCCCCAGTGCAAGTCATGTGAGGGTGGGTCGTGTTTCTTTTGGGCTGTGTGGAGCACATGCGCCAGGTGGTCCAGGGCCTTGTCCTGTACAGCCCTGCGTGATCCCCACCGGGCACCCTGGGAAAATGAGCTATTGCCAGTGTTCTTGCTCTGCTGTCTGCAGACAGTCTTGATCCTGGAGAGAGTGTACAGGTAACATTCTTCCAGACACAGCTCTCTGCTAGTTAATGTTTTATTAACCTTCTCTGTTCCTTCAGGGCACAGAAAAGGGATATACATCTTAATTACTATTTAGCTAGTTAGTGTTCTCTGACTTCCACAGGTGCCATCCAGGCTGGCCTATGCTGGTGATTTGCATATCCCCCTGTTGTTGCTAGGAATTGCTGGGTGTTTCCATGCCACACTCCTAGGTCTGCAGTTCTGGGGTCAGAGCTGGAACGAGTCCCAGAGATCATTAGGTccttcccatttcacagaagggtaaactgaggctcagagaggaacaGTAATTTGTTTAGCCACCAGAGAAGTGAGTGGTAAAACACAGACTTGGCCCCAGTTCTAACTGGTTTATGAGGCCAGTGGTTCCAGCAGGGTGACCCTGCAGGTGGCTGCTGGCCTCCCACCCCTTCTTGCCTTGACAGGATGAGGACAGCACTGCCCAGAGGTGGGGGTTGGGAGGGGACCTACGAGATGGCTGGAGCAGCAAGCCAGGCATCTCTTACATCCCAATGTGTATTTGCAGCCTCCTCCAAAACTGCCCAGTGGAGTATTCAGTCTGGAATTTCAAGATTTTGTTAATAAGTGGTAAGTTGGCTTCCTGTTCTCTGGAAGGGTACCCTGGTTTTGTCAGGTTCCCCATCCCACCGTGGGGAGCATGGCTCTGccctttcccttctcctctcaTCACCCTGTGGCTGCTGCCCTTCTCCCAGAGCGAGAGTACGGTGACCTGACTGACGACAACAGCGGGTAACAGAGCTGCCGCTTTCGGCACTTGCTCTTCAGGGACTGGTGTATTGCCTTCTGACTTTAGTTTAGTTCAGCAAGCATTTTTTAACCTACTGTGGGCAGGACGTTATGCTAAGAACCTTAAGGGAATAAGGCTCAGGCACTCCTCCAAGCCTGTAGGGTGTGGGGAGGACAGGCATGCAAACTTCATTTGAATTAGAACCAGCACCAGGCAATAGTTCTCACATTGTCTTTATTCCTTTAAGCTTAATAAAAAACCCTGCAGAGAGAGCAGATCTAAAGCAGCTCATGGTAAGTCCATTTATTTGCAATTCCTACACTACCCATCTGTTCATGTCTCTGTCAGTTGATCCATCTAGGACTTCCTGAGTCCATTCCCCACTCGGCCTTGACCACAGCAGTGCAGCTGACCCTGgggctgcaggatacaaaatataaGTCTCTTCTCTCCTCCCATCCGTTTAGAGGAAAAGCTGGGGTGACCCTGACCCTGCAGCCTGAGGGTGTCCAGGGAAAGAATGGGCGAGCCTACCCCTTtgtggagacagggcctttcTAGTATAGGAGACTCACCTTCCACTCACCAAGCTGCTCACCACCTGCCGCCTCTTGTTGGTGGCAGTGCTAGGGGAGGAGCAAGGAAGTAATGCTGTAAATAGCTGAACTTACACGCCTCGTGGAGCCTGTACAGAGCAACGCGCACCTTCAAGTCCATCAGTTCCTTTGTTCCGACAACCGCGAGGCACCGAAGGCAGGGCTGCTCTCCCGGTTCGTGGTGCGAGGGCATGCTCAGGGAGGTGAGCGGATGCCCAGGGCCTCGCCGCAGGTGAAACCAGCAGAGTGGGGCTCTCGGCCTGCAGCTGGCCCTGCTTCCCTGGCCCCCGCTGTGGCACAAGCCTCAGATGCAGGGCTCTTGAATCTTCCTTCTTGGTGGTTTTTAAACACTTCCTGTTTCTTCCCATGCAGGTTCATGCTTTTATCAAGAGATCTGATGCTGAGGAAGTGGATTTTGCAGGCTGGCTCTGCTCCACCATTGGCCTTAACCAGCCCAGCACACCAACCCACGCAGCTGGCGTCTAAGCACCTGGGAGGCAGTAAAGAGCAAGTCCCCCCCTGCCCAGTGGTGTGCCGTGTAGCCTTCAGGCCTCTTTCCCATGCCTGTCTCTGCTCAGACGTGTATTTCACCTGTGACAAAGGATGAAGAACACAGCATGTGCCAAAATTCTACTCAtgtcatttttaatattattgtcTTTATTCTTATTACTACTGTTACTCCCCTAAGTGGATTGGCTTTGTGCTTGGGGCTATTTTTATGTATGTCTATGATCAAAACACAGTGTTGAATTACAGTGAAACTCTGGTGACTGTGGGTAGTCATTCTTAAATGAAAATCGCACTGCTCTTCCCTcaccctggctggctggctgcctgCACTTGGACACTTGGTGGTACTTCATTCTTGCAGGGCGCACTTCTTTCTATTCGAGTAGGAGGGAGCCTCGTAAGATCCTTTACAGGCAGTGCATGTGAAGCATGCTTTGCTGCTATGAAAGTGAGCATCAGAACGTGTGTATcatgttgttttattattatatttttgcttttggtgttgaaTTCAGCAATTTCCATCAAAATCTAGCCAGAGCCTCTACTACCAAAATAGCTGGGGCCTCACCAGTCTGTCTGCTGTGGTGATCTCTAGACTTCTGGTtgtatttctctatttatttttaaatataccatGTGGGATATTTAGTGGTACATGTCTCTCATTAAGTTTGGATTTAAGTGTTTCTAAAATGGTGGAATCATTTTGAATGTTAAAAATGGATCAAGGCATTAAAATGTAGGAGATTTCTCTTTCCCCAAATTCAAGTACCAATGCTATTGTAAACAACAGTGTGTATAGTGCCTAAAAATTGTATGAAAATCCTTTTAACCATTTTAATCCAGATGTTTAACAAATCTAAACTCTTATTCTAATAAATATATTATCAAGTTAAAAGGATGAAAGACATTTCAACTTTTGTGGTAGGACCTTCAATGGTTCTAAGTACACAAGAAAGCAAATGATTTAGCCACGCAGTTTCATGAGGGgaaagataaagacagaaaggAGGCTGAAAGGTGGAAATACCACACCGAGGACAAGTTCACTGCTTTGGTCTCGTATTTCCTGCAATTCCAGTCTTTGGATTTTGTCTCACTCTTTTCACCAAATACCCCTACCTGCAACTCTTCAACCACCTTTCCTATGGACCTGTGAATAAGTCCCACCcattccttccctctccccatgCAAGGGACAAGCAGTGGGCAGCGGTGGGTGTGGTGGCATGCCCACAGTGCTTGGCTCGCAGTGGCACCTCCATCCGGAACAGCCTCTTGCTGCTCTGCTCCACGGAACAAGTTTCCTGTTTCACCTTCCTGGAGAGGAGCAATGTGCCTGGCACTGGCTTTGTCATGCCTGTGAGGTGGCAGTGAAGTCCCCGACAACAAAGCCATGTCCCAACTTGCCACTGGTGCCTGCTCTTTCTTTGAAAAGTGACTGTTGGAACTTGAGGTACATTTAAGGCTATATGGTCAGCACCTCTTCCCTCATTTCCTTCTTCAAGGGGTAGGTTATAGAAAccaaaataaacacatatttaaaaatgaacagcttatttcattttcaaattaaaaacagagCTTGGGTGACACTCCTGAGCAGGTAGTTCTGCTACAGATCTACCAGAGCTTGGAGCCCAGCCAGGATTTTAAAAACTAGTTAGTGTTGTACATACTGCTGCCTGAGCTAGTCTATCATTTTTGTCTTGCTGTGAGACTAACATTTGTTCAAGGTCAATAGTAATAGTCTTCAGTTTTTGCATACAAACATTCAGACCCACACTCTCCTcacaccctgtgtcttttgctaATAGAGAACAATGCCACCACTATTGAGGGTATCTCATTAAAATGTGCAAATTGCATCTCAGGAGGAAGGAATAATGTAACCTGGAGTCTAAAACCTGGATCTGAATGCTTTCATGCTCAGTGTCTTCTGAAGGGTGCTTTAAATTCCCTATTCACATCCAAAGGTGTTGCATTTTGAGGTAAAAGATTTTTACCAAGAATGATCTTGTTCTCAAGAATGATGTTCCCTGTACCAGTCTTGCTGTGTTTTGAGTTCCTAATGCCAAATTCCTTCCTCAAACTTCCTCTTACTAAGACACCAGTAgttggatttttaaatgttatctcACAGCAACCTGGGCAATTGCTAAAGCAAATATAaactccctcattttacagatgggaaagtgAGAGCTGGAAAGAGGCAGGAAGGCCTCTTACCACTTAGCAGTAGATCTAGAATTCACAGCCAGCTTTTCTAGCTCTTAAAAACccatgctcattttttaaattaactcccaaaatgtaattttaattttgatgcttTTTGttgcaaaactattttcatactGTGTTTTCCAAGAAACATGTTCGTTTAAATTTCCACCTGTTTCCTGTGAGAGTAGCTCAAAATGactttaatgaaatgctgattaACAAATCAATCTATGTTCTCTTCTGAAACAGTTACATAAGGAATTCTTGAGGGGGTTCTTTATGTTTTTGGTTGGCCTGTTGCCTGGCAGAGCAAATTACTTTCATAAAATTAAGAAACTACTTAACTGTGTATCACGTGGAAAAGAACTGTcatctctattaaaaaaaaaaatccagtctcCCAAGTATAGTGACTCCTCCTTTAATGGCACATTTCATTAAGTCCAGGAAGGTGTTTCAAACCATCCTGCTGTCCTGTTTGACCCAGAGGAGGAATGGATATATTTTCTCTGCTATCTGGAAACCAGCAAGTGCATGATGGCTATttatctgtaatttatttctaagcgCATTTTACCATAGTGATGTCTCAAGCTAGATGTGATGACAGCCACACAAAGCAGTCTACATAGTAGGCAGTGTGCTGTGATGTCGCCGAGAAGTGGCAACAGCTCATTTTCTTCAAGTTCTCGACCCTCTGTGCACACTTCCTTAACATCTTTGATGGTGGCCATGCTTTACTCGGAAGGGTTCAGTGGCTTGCAAACAGCCTTTACTTGGTTTTCTGAAAAGAGACACTGTTGATTAGAAAGGCTGGCTTATAATTAAACTCTGCCCTTTTTGCAAATGCCAGACTCTCAATAGCATTTCAGAGGAAATTTTTGTTTCGAACACAATTATTGAATCTGCCCAGAACACAGACACAGCACCGCTCATACTACTCAATGCTGAGACACTGCGTCTTTGCTCTTCTGTATGACACTGTTTTTGTAAAAGCAGTATGAAATCTGAGTTATCGATGGAAACATTTTCAGCACTATGCATCCTCCTAAAgttcttgttcttttttaaatcagGCCATAGGGCCAACGGCAAGAAAAACTCTCGACAGAAAGTTCCCAAGACTTAGAAACTTAATTTGTGTAACTAACCCTGGCTCTCTTCCTTCTTCAGGAATCtgattcttcctcctcctcctcctcctcctcctcctcctcctcctcttctgacACACAGCTTCTTGTGGTCAGCTCCAGTGCAGTTTGGTTGATTGATGCTTCATTGTCTACATGCACCAACATCTGCTTTAGCAAAGTACATTATGGATTAGTAGGAGAGACATTAGCCTCAAAACAGCAAAttcttcaaaaatgttttaaaatcaaaTCTCAATTGCATATTCATCTCCAATATTTATCACCAAAAGGTACGGCCACTTTCATATTTCTCTAAATTCTACCCTAACTTCTcacctctgccctgccaaaatgGGATAGTAAATGCCCTAGATTTGATAGAAAGTTACCTGATTTATGGACATGGTTCTTACATAACAATTATGCTGGCTTAGATGTGCTTTCAAGTGGTTTTAAATAGCTTAACACATATGGGAGAAGTACTGCTCAATTACAGTATATTTAGAAACAGGACAATTTTACTGACGTACCTGAAAGCATCTGGTAAGAGGAGGAAATGATGAGGACTAGACCTCATTTTTTAGCACTATGTTTTGTAGCTGAAGTTACACTCTATTTTCAAATCCCAAGCTCACCTATTCACAGAGCAGGGTAAGTTTTGATGTCTCCCTGCAAAGATCTCCACATTCTCCCTGGTTCACTGGAGTAACTAGAGACGATGGAAGACTAGGACAGTGGAAGCAATACAACAGTACCTAATCAAGAATGTATCATCAGCTGATAGAAAGGTGGGCTGTTCCCTGTTTAAAACAGTAGTACGGACCAAGAACATTCTTATCAGTACTTTCCACAGTCCTTTGGGCTCGATGTGATTTACAACAATTCTTGACCTCCACACAGCAtgagcaaaagggactttgcactCCCTCCTTAACCACACAATTAAGCTTACATCATGTGACTGTTCAGGGAGAGGCTGAGAAGACTGCATCTCATCTCCTCTTCTAGAACTAATCATTGACTGGAGGGCCAATTCTTCAACCTAGAAAAGAAGAGTTGAGGACATTTTCCTACTATTTCACTGGGTTACCGATGGGAGTAACACTGAGCATACTGTAAAAAGTCTTttggcagcatgagaggaagTGAAAACAGTGTAATCTCTGTTTCCTGGAGTATAAAGGAATCTAGGCTTTGGAAGtcatcaacacacacacataaggtACTTGTACAGGACACAAGTGTAGGCCATTACGACTATCCTGAGGGAAAGTGTCTTATTTTGATACATCACAGTTATACAAGGCTCTTCAGTTTACACAGGGCTGCCATAACCCTCATCTTATTTGGACTTAGAGATCCtggaaaagggtgctgagcagcaCTTGTCAGAATCCTTTCACTAGGGCTAAAGGGGGCGAATTATGCACAGGTCTTGGAGATGCCCCTGGTGGGCCTAGATCTCAACTCCCGTCAAAGCCGTGTCAGTAAACAGCTCCAGAAAGAAAAGCTACCGTGAAGTCCACTTTGCGACTTGTCTCCTCAGGACCTCTGTGCCTTCGCAGAATGGGAGGATTTGTGGGCCTCTTCTAAAGCTGTTGCAAGCACCAATACAAGCTAGTAAAAAGCGGATGACAAATGCCGGAGGAGCTTGGAAACGATCGGTGGGTTGGGAAGGCCTAGGCGAGCCTTCGGGAAATCGCTCTTTCGCAACGTGAGGTGTGTGTGAGCCCCCTGCACATGCTGGGCTGCGGGAGTGTATTCACCAAGCCTACAGCTGCTGGGCCTCAGCCCAGATGTGCAGGGTCAAGATGCCGAGAAGGGCGGGCCCCTTATCTCAAACCAGCTCCCGCTGTGGTTGTAAACCACCAGGTCAGTGCCAGCACGGCCGGGAGAGGAAGGGATACCCTGCAGCAGGTGGGCGCCGCGGACGCCTGGGGTTCGGGTAGAGGCAGGCGGCCCGGGCTAGGGGGAGCGGCGGGATGGAGGGGCGTGGGGGGACGGCGGGGTCACCTTGAGCCTGTTTAGCTGGTCATGTAGCGCGGCCTTCAACCGGAGCAGCGTCTCCTCCTCCTTGCGCAGCTCCTGAAGCCGGCTCAGCATCACGCGTCCTCGCACCCGCCGCTCTCAGTGCGGCCAGTGGGCCCGGCGCTCGGTAATGACGGAACGGCCTCCATATTCCCGGAAACGGAAGGGCGGCCCGGGCGGGGCTGGCACGTGGGGCGAGGCTCTTCCTGCCCGCGGAGGCGAACGTGCTGGCGTTCCGCAGCGGACGACCTCTGCCAGCGCGCAAACCAAGGGCTTAAACTCCAAGCGCCCTAGCTCTTAATAGCCGTCAGGATTCTTATGGCACATAGCGTTGGAGCCATAGAGCCTGGAGATAAGAACGGCCAGTTTCAAATACAATTAAAGTGCTCGCTGCATCGCACCCCCAACGTGGTGTTGCAACAAGTGGCTAAAATCACCGGTATCTAGCACAGCGGCACAAGAACCCAACTGTGCTTTTTTGCAGGCAAGGATTCCCGGTCACGAGAGGCATTTCCCAGGCCTTCGCCAAATCCAGAGCATTGATGGTAAAGTGCTGCTGTCAATTTGGACTGGGAGATGGATGCCTGTATTCCAAAGGAACCGACATCTCAACCTGCAAAAGGATTTATTTTAAGACTGCCAATGGGAATGGTGCAAAACGACCCAGACATGACACAAAACTAGGGAAGGATAAGCCAACTCATAAGGTCTTTTAAAGACATGCAATGGCAGATTAAACCTCAGAAGAAACATCTTTTGGGTGCATTTCTCTACACCACTCTTGGACTATACATATTCATCCCCTAGAACTGTAAAATAACCTAAGTGGttctgaaaaatgctgttggcacCTTCATACCAACAAAAGATTAGAGAGGGTGATCAAGTATTTCCTTGGGATTCTATCCCGGAAGGTTGCTCCAAGAGCACTTCAAGTGAATATCAATTTCTTACTGCCTTCCCCCAAAGTATGTTGATTCTGCCCTCTTGTGGTTACTGAAAATGTCTAATCTTCATGGAATTTTACCCATTTTTCAAGTCCCCCACCACCAGAGAGAGGCTAAATAATTAAGCTTATGTATGTTTGAGACAAGTGTTTTAACCATCCGTTTAAGACACTGCAATCTACAAACTCAACTTTTTATCAGGATTCACGGAGCATCAGTTTTTTCACTCAATGTGTGTATGCAGAACAAAGtgtcattaaaaaattttgaacACAACACATCCAAAACAAGTCACATTTCTCACTGCTTCTTTGAACAGGTCTTTATTCAAAATTAGCTGTCCAACACGATTTGACCTTTATGGAATAAACAAATTTAAATTAGGCAGCAGGCTTCTTTTCTTCTGTGGTGTGTTTCTTTTCAGGAGGCTTCTTCTCAGTTGCTGGTTTCTTGGTTGCTGCAGCCTTTTTTCCCACCGAAGGCTTCTTCTGCTTCTTAACAGCAGCagccttctttcccttcttcacTACTACAGGCTTCTTCTTGCCTGGAACCCTCTTCTCTCCTGATTTGGCTTCTAGTGCTGCTGCTGCCTTATCCAAACGGAGTTTGTGCTGCAACAAATGAGGAAGAAAATCTAAGAACCAAATCTTCCAAAACACTTATCAGCAAAACTAAAAATTACTGCTTACATTCCTGGCCTGGCGAAGGATGGTGTTCCGGCGCATGGTCTTTGCATATGGGTTTAGTTTCAACATAATTCTCAGATTTTTCAGTGGATTCTTCTTCAGGACTCTGCGATGAATCTTCTTGCTATAAAAAAAGGTAGATactctataaatattttatttacattattcaCATTTTTGAGATAAATAATAGTATGCAGTTGCGGCAAGAATTACTGTAAATATCACAACTTTACCGTGGTGCTCGGAGGGCTCTTTGGATCTCTGGGCTTTTCAAGATTCTGCTAAGGTCTGTATTGAGCATCTTGTGCATGGGAAGGCTGAAAAAGGTGTTGACAAAAGGTACTCTCACAAgtttcatgtaactgaagatcaCGAACCTCAACAGAATTTTAACCATTCAAATGCCTCAAAAATATAATCAGAATTTCTATATTATCATTTTTCAGCATCTCATCTCACTGTTTCAGCGTTAGTTCATGTTTGTAAGGGTATGTCAGTAAAATACAATCCATTATTTAGAAAACATGTAAACCACTTCTGAATGTAAAATACCCACAGTATAAACATCTGCGTTCAGTACAGACACGACGCACACTCACTTGTAGTTACTCTTGAGGGAGGCAGCTTTACGCCAAGTGCCGTACAGATCATCTAGCTTGCGGAAAGCACTTTCAGTCCAAATGCAGAAACGTCCTACATGCCCACCAGGAGCAAGTTTCAGAATGTTCAGTTTGCTTACATTAAGCAGAGtaattccttttaaaaagaaaatagtattaGGGAACCTGTATTTCAACTGAAGAGACACAAACCATCTTTCTGGCTTATGTGCTACATAAGGTACCTGAAAACTATCTAAATACTAATTATGAAGTAGCAGCCATCAATGGTGAACTCCTTCAGCCAAGAATCAGAAGTTCCACAAAATCATGTGCTTCAGCAACACGGACCATAAGTGGAATCTCATCATAAGAAAAGCTGAGTAAGCCAGTATATTATGGGTAATCAAAATACAGACGCAGTTCAAGAATTACCAGGGATGTTTCTGAAGGCCTTGATGATCCCATTGTCCTCATTGTAGATAATACAGGGACCCCTGCGCTGGATACGACGACGGTTTCTCATTTTGCCCTTGCCAGCTCTCATTCGCTGAGAGGCATAAACCTACAAAGCAAGACAGTTTGGTATTCTGATTAACAAATGATCCCTGCAACTGGTCTTCAGTTAAAaaactcattttacagaggatgaAACTCAGGCACAACTAACTTACTAACATTAACAAACAGCCATAAATGGCagtcagaattcaaacccaagtAATGTGGTTCCAGAGTCCTTGCTCTCCTATTCTCTGAGGTTGTTATACTGTCCTTCAGTAATCTTGAAACTTAAGACTCTCATAACAAGTTTATGTTAAGGGCCACCAAACTATAAACATGTTCATTAAACCTACCTTTTTTATATCATTCCAAGCCTTAAGTTTCTTAAGGAGCAAAACAGCCTCTTTGGTCTTCTTGTAGCCTTCAACTTTATCTTCAACCACCAAAGGAAGTTCAGGAACTTCCTCAATACGATGACCTGATAATGCCAAGTAACACTGACCTGGTTACCCTGAGCCCTTTGAAAAACTGGGTAACATTTTAAATAACCCACAAAACAAAAGGACTTACAATTTGTCAAATCAGAATCTCCACAAATATCATGTGTTTCAGCAACACGGACCAATGAAGTGGAATCTCATCATTTTAAACAGAGTAGGCAGCAGAAGGTATCCTAACAATACATTGTCACTGTATTCAAATTAGTTTCCCGGTTACTTAGTATTCGCTGATGACTGACTTATTAGGTACTCTGAACTAGTTATTTAGTAGAGGGAAATTTAGTCAGGCACTCTGAGATGTACAGGATTTAGAGGCTCTTTATTAGTATGAATGAAAAGATCCAAGTGAAGGAAAAGAAGAGCATTTTGTACCACTCCTGTATTACAAAATATTACAAACCTTTAGACATGACCAGTGCTGGTAAGGCTGAGGCAGCCAGGGCAGAGCAGATGGCGTACCGCTTCTGTGTTGTGTTCACTCTGCGATGCCAACGGCGCCAGGTTTTGGTTGGGGCAAACATGCGTCCCCCCCGACACATCTATTTTCCCAGTTAAGAATCACATTCTCAAATTTTAGGAATTAGATTATGTCTTGCTCAGTGAGAATTTTCGTCACCCTTCTGAACCAGCTTACTGACAGCAGGCAACTGTCGCTGAGAACAGAGTAGGACGCAAATTACGACATCATTGCAAGCAAAGCCTTTGTAATGTCAAGCCCCTGTTGTCTTTATCGCAGAAAAAATTTCCAGATTTCAAGTCTACCTAGAGTAATGTTTATCCTGGACACTGTTAGCATTTTGgacatgaaatattttctaactACGAACATGATTAAACCTAGGTCGCCTAATTCCACAAGAGCTGACCAGTCTACATAGTGAAACAAA belongs to Manis pentadactyla isolate mManPen7 chromosome 11, mManPen7.hap1, whole genome shotgun sequence and includes:
- the SNAPC5 gene encoding snRNA-activating protein complex subunit 5, producing MLSRLQELRKEEETLLRLKAALHDQLNRLKVEELALQSMISSRRGDEMQSSQPLPEQSHDMLVHVDNEASINQTALELTTRSCVSEEEEEEEEEEEEEEESDS
- the RPL4 gene encoding 60S ribosomal protein L4; translation: MACARPLISVYSEKGESSGKNVTLPAVFKAPIRPDIVNFVHTNLRKNNRQPYAVSELAGHQTSAESWGTGRAVARIPRVRGGGTHRSGQGAFGNMCRGGRMFAPTKTWRRWHRRVNTTQKRYAICSALAASALPALVMSKGHRIEEVPELPLVVEDKVEGYKKTKEAVLLLKKLKAWNDIKKVYASQRMRAGKGKMRNRRRIQRRGPCIIYNEDNGIIKAFRNIPGITLLNVSKLNILKLAPGGHVGRFCIWTESAFRKLDDLYGTWRKAASLKSNYNLPMHKMLNTDLSRILKSPEIQRALRAPRKKIHRRVLKKNPLKNLRIMLKLNPYAKTMRRNTILRQARNHKLRLDKAAAALEAKSGEKRVPGKKKPVVVKKGKKAAAVKKQKKPSVGKKAAATKKPATEKKPPEKKHTTEEKKPAA